The Deltaproteobacteria bacterium genome contains a region encoding:
- a CDS encoding Rne/Rng family ribonuclease gives MSKVMLINVTHAEENRVAIIENGTLESFEIESFSREHLKGNIYKGTIHRVHAALDAAFVDIGGERDAFLPLGEVCFRNLPDDAQGEGNGRRRTITDLFKPGQEVMVQIVKEEFATKPPTVSTFYSLPGRYLVLLPGSEDAGISRKIEGEDRIKLRQAIANLNPPPGCGIIVRTAAGYDQDSDELARDLSYLRGLWDTIQQSATDKRAPALVYREHDLVLRNIRDYFTPDINEIFVDNEEVYQRALDFLQHAMPAQAHALHLYEGDQPIFSRFNVEGQIESIYKRRVSLKSGGSIVIDGTEALTAIDVNSGGSVRGGNQEDTAFKTNREAALEIARQLRLRDLGGLVVIDFIDMRAAQAAQEIEKTLRDALHPDKAKHEIGRISRFGLLEVSRQRLRPAAAAATYTACPMCEGHGLVRTPESAALVALRKLHNRVSQGDLAGLKVTLPRDAAVYLLNQKRVDIAQLETRYGMRIQVALSEKLMPHQSEFEERRRPATPAPEAVAPGHVAPAAVVATNGEAPVAAAAKPAGAPATATGAASENGQRRRRRGRGRRRGRGKQAAAAIGETFAALGAQIALASEPGSVGTARVDQLHRESVADENRPRIEAESPRAHFALEPPSPMVARVEEPGTVDAPETAAPGKRSRGGRRSTTARARPATRAKANSATKPAAASSAKPKRSPSRPANSGATRRRAKPAPTES, from the coding sequence ATGTCCAAAGTCATGCTCATCAACGTCACCCACGCCGAAGAGAACCGCGTGGCGATCATCGAAAACGGTACCCTCGAATCGTTCGAGATCGAATCCTTCAGCCGCGAACACCTCAAAGGCAACATCTATAAGGGGACCATCCATCGCGTGCATGCGGCGCTCGATGCGGCCTTCGTCGACATCGGCGGCGAGCGCGATGCGTTCCTGCCGCTCGGCGAAGTCTGCTTTCGCAATCTGCCTGACGATGCGCAGGGGGAGGGCAACGGCCGCCGCCGCACTATCACCGATCTGTTCAAGCCCGGACAAGAGGTGATGGTGCAGATCGTCAAGGAAGAATTCGCGACCAAACCCCCTACGGTCAGCACCTTCTACTCGTTGCCGGGCCGCTACCTGGTCTTGCTGCCGGGTTCCGAAGACGCCGGGATCTCGCGCAAGATCGAGGGCGAAGACCGCATCAAGTTGCGCCAAGCCATCGCCAATCTGAATCCACCGCCCGGCTGCGGCATCATCGTGCGCACCGCCGCGGGATACGATCAGGATTCCGACGAGCTGGCGCGCGACCTCAGCTACCTGCGCGGCCTGTGGGATACTATCCAACAAAGCGCCACCGACAAGCGCGCGCCCGCGCTGGTGTATCGCGAGCACGATCTGGTGCTGCGCAACATCCGCGACTACTTCACGCCCGACATCAACGAGATCTTCGTCGACAACGAGGAAGTCTACCAGCGCGCCCTCGACTTCTTGCAACACGCCATGCCGGCGCAGGCGCACGCGCTGCACCTCTACGAAGGCGATCAGCCGATCTTCTCGCGCTTCAACGTCGAAGGGCAGATCGAATCGATCTACAAGCGCCGCGTCTCGCTGAAGTCGGGTGGCAGCATTGTCATCGACGGCACCGAGGCGCTCACCGCCATCGACGTCAACTCCGGCGGCTCGGTGCGCGGCGGCAATCAAGAAGACACCGCGTTCAAAACCAACCGCGAGGCGGCGCTGGAGATCGCGCGCCAACTGCGTCTGCGCGACCTCGGCGGGCTGGTCGTGATCGACTTCATCGACATGCGCGCCGCGCAGGCCGCGCAAGAGATCGAGAAGACGCTGCGCGACGCCCTGCACCCGGATAAGGCGAAGCATGAGATCGGCCGCATCTCGCGCTTCGGCTTGCTCGAAGTCTCGCGCCAGCGCCTGCGCCCGGCCGCGGCCGCGGCTACCTATACTGCTTGCCCGATGTGCGAAGGCCACGGCTTGGTGCGCACGCCCGAGTCGGCCGCACTCGTGGCGTTGCGGAAACTGCACAACCGCGTATCGCAGGGTGATCTGGCCGGGCTGAAGGTGACGTTGCCGCGCGACGCCGCGGTGTACCTCCTGAATCAGAAGCGGGTCGACATTGCCCAGTTGGAAACCCGCTACGGCATGCGCATCCAGGTTGCGTTGAGTGAGAAGCTGATGCCGCACCAGTCCGAGTTCGAGGAGCGGCGCCGCCCCGCGACGCCCGCGCCCGAGGCCGTCGCCCCAGGTCACGTTGCGCCGGCAGCCGTCGTCGCGACCAATGGCGAAGCGCCGGTGGCTGCGGCGGCGAAGCCCGCCGGTGCGCCGGCGACCGCAACCGGCGCCGCGTCTGAGAACGGCCAACGCCGCCGACGCCGCGGTCGCGGCCGGCGCCGTGGCCGCGGCAAGCAAGCAGCGGCGGCGATCGGCGAGACGTTTGCCGCGCTTGGCGCACAGATTGCGCTCGCGTCGGAGCCGGGTTCCGTCGGGACCGCGCGGGTGGATCAGTTGCACCGCGAGTCAGTGGCCGATGAGAATCGTCCGCGGATCGAGGCGGAGTCGCCGCGCGCACACTTCGCTCTTGAACCGCCGTCGCCAATGGTCGCACGAGTTGAGGAGCCTGGCACCGTTGACGCGCCGGAAACCGCGGCGCCAGGGAAGCGTTCACGCGGCGGTCGGCGAAGCACCACCGCTCGCGCCCGTCCGGCCACGCGTGCGAAGGCGAATAGCGCGACCAAGCCAGCCGCCGCATCAAGCGCAAAGCCGAAGCGCTCCCCGAGCCGGCCAGCAAACAGTGGCGCCACCCGCCGCCGCGCGAAGCCCGCACCGACCGAGTCGTAG